In Rathayibacter sp. VKM Ac-2762, one DNA window encodes the following:
- a CDS encoding error-prone DNA polymerase → MGWNNPPIPWSEFERRLSSGKRADGTVVRGDGGDSPAWSHKRPAYVAGDDVRPPAHPVPYAELHAHSHFSFLDGASKPEQLVEEAVRLGIDTLALTDHDGLYGIVRMAEAAQGHAVRTAFGAELSIGLTSPQNGVADPEGTHLLVLARREEGYHRLARAITTAQLAGAEKGKPSYDLEELARAADGHWIVLTGCRKGAVRQALAAAGVAAAEQEVCELVRLFGPANVLVELYDHGDPLASRANDQLAAIAEKLRLRTVATGNVHYARPEERPLQTALAAVRARRSLDEMDGWLPAAGGAHLRSGAEMAERFGRYPGSVENTVRVADEIAFELGRVRPRLPRQEVPEGHTSMSWLRELVREAVPAKYPRADADVLARLEKELAVIEQKDFPGYFLIVHDIVHYAKRNGILCQGRGSAANSAVCYVLGITAVDSIFYDLPFERFLSSIRDEEPDIDVDFDSERREEVIQYVYRKYGRLNAAQVANVITYRPKFAVRDMAKALGYSAGQQDGWSKQVERWGSVTESTDHDIPEDVVALTTRVLGTPRHLGIHSGGMVLTDRPVGEVCPIEPARMEDRTVLQWDKDDCAWMGLVKFDLLGLGMLAALQYTFDLVAEHVGEKWDLSTLPREEKGVYDQLCRADSIGVFQVESRAQMGTLPRLQPRRFYDLVIEVALIRPGPIQGGAVHPYIRRKLGEEPVTYQHPLLVTPLKRTLGVPLFQEQLMQVAVAVGDCNAEDADLLRRAMGSKRGTEKIETLRERLYQGMARNGITGEVADDIYLRIQAFANFGFAESHAISFALLVYASAWLRLHYPAAFTAALLRAQPMGFYAPHTLVADARRHGVEVVSPDVNRSLAPPGLEAKEDAPAPRRGGAAYGSDDCLRADQPPTGLFDRTEHFHTDDHRRDSGFVIRLGLAGVKGIGTALAEHIVAERERGGPYASMADLSRRVGTTAAQLEALGAAGAFDSLGLQRRQALWEAGTAAGDREEFLAGSTVVVQPPLLPMLSPQERVVFDFWATGISPDDHPLRHLREGLARRGARSSADLPGIPSGTRIEVGGVVIHRQRPSTAGGVTFLNLEDEHGILNVICSVGVWNRYRRVAREAPALLVRGILERSDEGVTNLLADRFETLTVGARTTSRNFR, encoded by the coding sequence ATGGGCTGGAACAACCCGCCGATCCCCTGGTCGGAGTTCGAGCGCCGCCTCTCCAGCGGCAAGCGCGCCGACGGCACGGTCGTCCGGGGCGACGGCGGCGACAGCCCGGCCTGGTCGCACAAGCGCCCCGCCTACGTGGCAGGGGACGACGTCCGGCCGCCGGCTCATCCGGTGCCCTACGCCGAGCTGCACGCGCACTCCCACTTCAGCTTCCTCGACGGGGCGAGCAAGCCGGAGCAGCTGGTCGAGGAGGCGGTCCGGCTCGGCATCGACACTCTCGCGCTCACCGACCACGACGGCCTCTACGGCATCGTGAGGATGGCCGAGGCCGCGCAGGGGCACGCCGTCCGCACGGCCTTCGGAGCCGAGCTCTCGATCGGGCTCACCTCGCCTCAGAACGGGGTCGCCGATCCGGAGGGGACCCACCTGCTCGTCCTCGCGCGCCGCGAGGAGGGCTACCACCGCCTCGCCCGTGCGATCACCACCGCCCAGCTCGCCGGAGCCGAGAAGGGCAAGCCGAGCTATGACCTCGAGGAGCTCGCGCGCGCCGCCGACGGCCACTGGATCGTGCTGACGGGCTGCCGCAAGGGAGCGGTCCGTCAAGCGCTCGCCGCCGCAGGAGTGGCCGCGGCCGAGCAGGAGGTCTGCGAGCTCGTCCGGCTCTTCGGTCCCGCCAACGTCCTCGTGGAGCTGTACGACCACGGGGATCCCCTCGCCTCGCGCGCCAACGACCAGCTGGCGGCGATCGCCGAGAAGCTCCGGCTGCGGACGGTCGCCACCGGGAACGTGCACTACGCCCGGCCGGAGGAGCGCCCCCTCCAGACGGCCCTCGCCGCGGTCAGAGCACGCCGGAGCCTCGACGAGATGGACGGCTGGCTCCCCGCAGCGGGCGGCGCCCACCTGCGCTCCGGCGCCGAGATGGCCGAGCGCTTCGGCCGCTACCCCGGCTCCGTGGAGAACACGGTGCGCGTCGCCGACGAGATCGCCTTCGAGCTCGGCCGAGTCCGGCCCCGGCTGCCGCGCCAGGAGGTCCCCGAGGGGCACACCTCGATGAGCTGGCTGCGCGAGCTCGTACGCGAGGCCGTGCCGGCCAAGTACCCCCGCGCCGACGCCGACGTCCTCGCGCGCCTCGAGAAGGAGCTCGCGGTGATCGAGCAGAAGGACTTCCCGGGCTACTTCCTGATCGTCCACGACATCGTCCACTACGCCAAGCGGAACGGCATCCTCTGCCAGGGACGCGGCTCGGCCGCCAACTCGGCGGTCTGCTACGTCCTGGGCATCACGGCGGTCGACTCGATCTTCTACGACCTGCCGTTCGAGCGGTTCCTCTCCAGCATCCGCGACGAGGAGCCCGACATCGACGTCGACTTCGACTCGGAGCGACGCGAGGAGGTGATCCAGTACGTCTACCGGAAGTACGGACGTCTGAACGCGGCCCAGGTCGCCAACGTCATCACCTACCGGCCCAAGTTCGCCGTGCGCGACATGGCCAAGGCCCTCGGATACAGCGCCGGGCAGCAGGACGGCTGGTCGAAGCAGGTCGAGCGGTGGGGGTCCGTCACCGAGAGCACCGACCACGACATCCCCGAGGACGTGGTCGCCCTGACCACCCGGGTGCTGGGCACGCCCCGGCACCTGGGCATCCACTCCGGCGGCATGGTGCTGACAGACCGGCCCGTGGGCGAGGTCTGCCCGATCGAGCCCGCCCGGATGGAGGACCGCACCGTCCTGCAGTGGGACAAGGACGACTGCGCCTGGATGGGCCTGGTCAAGTTCGACCTCCTCGGGCTCGGGATGCTCGCCGCCCTGCAGTACACGTTCGACCTCGTCGCCGAGCACGTCGGCGAGAAGTGGGACCTCTCCACCCTCCCCCGGGAGGAGAAGGGCGTCTACGACCAGCTCTGCCGCGCCGATTCGATCGGGGTGTTCCAGGTCGAGAGCAGGGCGCAGATGGGCACCCTCCCCCGGCTGCAGCCGCGCCGCTTCTACGATCTGGTGATCGAGGTCGCGCTCATCCGCCCCGGCCCCATCCAGGGCGGTGCGGTCCACCCCTACATCCGCCGCAAGCTCGGCGAGGAGCCGGTGACGTACCAGCACCCCCTCCTCGTGACGCCGCTCAAGCGCACCCTCGGCGTGCCGCTCTTCCAGGAGCAGCTCATGCAGGTGGCCGTGGCCGTCGGCGACTGCAACGCGGAGGACGCCGACCTGCTGCGCCGGGCGATGGGGTCCAAGCGCGGGACCGAGAAGATCGAGACCCTCCGCGAGCGGCTCTACCAGGGGATGGCCCGCAACGGCATCACAGGCGAGGTCGCGGACGACATCTACCTCCGGATCCAGGCCTTCGCGAACTTCGGCTTCGCCGAGAGCCATGCGATCAGCTTCGCCCTGCTGGTCTACGCGAGCGCCTGGCTCCGCCTGCACTACCCCGCCGCGTTCACCGCCGCGCTGCTGAGGGCGCAGCCCATGGGCTTCTACGCCCCGCACACCCTGGTCGCCGATGCCCGACGTCACGGAGTGGAGGTCGTCTCGCCCGACGTCAACCGCTCCCTGGCGCCTCCCGGGCTCGAGGCGAAGGAGGACGCCCCCGCACCCCGTAGGGGCGGCGCCGCCTACGGGAGCGACGACTGCCTCCGCGCCGATCAGCCGCCCACGGGACTGTTCGACCGCACCGAGCACTTCCACACGGACGACCACAGGCGCGACAGCGGCTTCGTGATCCGGCTCGGGCTGGCAGGGGTGAAGGGCATCGGCACCGCGCTCGCCGAGCACATCGTCGCCGAGCGCGAACGCGGCGGACCCTACGCGAGCATGGCCGACCTCTCGCGTCGGGTCGGCACGACCGCGGCTCAGCTGGAGGCCCTCGGCGCCGCGGGCGCCTTCGACTCGCTCGGTCTGCAGCGTCGGCAGGCGCTCTGGGAGGCCGGCACCGCCGCAGGCGACCGCGAGGAGTTCCTCGCCGGCTCCACGGTCGTCGTGCAGCCCCCGCTCCTGCCGATGCTCTCCCCTCAGGAGCGCGTGGTCTTCGACTTCTGGGCCACCGGCATCTCGCCCGACGACCATCCGCTGCGCCACCTCCGCGAGGGGCTCGCTCGCCGCGGCGCCCGCTCCTCGGCCGATCTCCCCGGCATCCCCTCGGGGACCCGGATCGAGGTCGGCGGGGTCGTGATCCACCGCCAACGTCCCTCCACAGCCGGTGGAGTGACCTTCCTCAACCTCGAGGACGAGCACGGGATCCTCAACGTGATCTGCTCCGTCGGAGTATGGAACCGCTACCGCCGCGTGGCCCGCGAGGCACCCGCCCTGCTGGTCAGGGGGATCCTTGAGCGCTCCGACGAGGGGGTGACGAACCTCCTCGCCGACAGGTTCGAGACCCTCACGGTCGGCGCTCGCACCACCTCCCGCAACTTCCGATGA
- the glgX gene encoding glycogen debranching protein GlgX, translated as METWPGTAYPLGATFDGSGTNFALFSEIAERVELCLFEEDGTETRVEIQESDAYVWHCYLPQVQPGQRYGFRIHGPYDPDAGHRCNPNKLLLDPYAKAISGEIDWDQSLFSYTFGDPDSTNDEDSAPHMMMGVVINPFFDWAGDRRPRTSYDSTVIYEAHVKGLTKTHPDVPEELRGTYAGVAHPAVIDHLKHLGVSAIELMPVHQFVNDSTLMDKGLSNYWGYNTIGFFAPQNTYSSTGDQGQQVQEFKSMVKALHAAGIEVILDVVYNHTAEGNHLGPTLSFRGIDNEAYYRLVDDDKRYYMDYTGTGNTLNVRHPHSLQLIMDSLRYWVTEMRVDGFRFDLASALAREFYDVDRLSTFFELVQQDPVVSQVKLIAEPWDVGPGGYQVGNFPPQWTEWNGKYRDTVRDFWRGEPSTLGEFASRLTGSADLYAHSGRYPVASINFVTAHDGFTLRDLVSYNEKHNDANGEDGNDGESHNRSWNHGVEGPTDDPRVLALRARQQRNFLATMLISQGVPMILHGDELGRTQNGNNNTYAQDSELTWIDWAHADRPLLEFTAALIRLRAEHPTFRRMRFFDGRPVLRGDGEPLPDIVWFTAAGTEMSPSDWDSGLGRSVGIYLNGNGIRERDQRGRPVTDDSFLLYFNADDVDVEFAIPSDEYALEWSVLVDTAGAEADSIPRPAGAMLTVQAKSLVILQEHSTPEPEVDHSVAASLASLAATSAIPIVSSTGPTSPHAESTDSATAPSTGA; from the coding sequence GTGGAGACCTGGCCCGGAACCGCCTACCCGTTGGGCGCGACGTTCGACGGAAGCGGCACGAACTTCGCCCTGTTCAGCGAGATCGCCGAGCGCGTCGAGCTGTGCCTCTTCGAGGAGGACGGCACCGAGACGCGCGTCGAGATCCAGGAGTCGGACGCCTACGTCTGGCACTGCTACCTCCCGCAGGTCCAGCCGGGCCAGCGCTACGGCTTCCGCATCCACGGACCGTACGACCCCGATGCCGGCCACCGCTGCAACCCGAACAAGCTGCTGCTGGACCCCTACGCGAAGGCGATCTCGGGGGAGATCGACTGGGACCAGTCCCTCTTCTCGTACACCTTCGGCGACCCGGACTCGACGAACGACGAGGACTCGGCGCCGCACATGATGATGGGCGTCGTCATCAACCCCTTCTTCGACTGGGCCGGTGACCGCCGCCCGCGCACCTCCTACGACAGCACCGTGATCTACGAGGCGCACGTGAAGGGGCTCACCAAGACGCACCCCGACGTGCCGGAGGAGCTCCGCGGCACCTACGCCGGAGTCGCCCACCCCGCGGTGATCGACCACCTCAAGCACCTGGGCGTCTCGGCGATCGAGCTCATGCCCGTGCACCAGTTCGTGAACGACTCGACGCTGATGGACAAGGGCCTCTCGAACTACTGGGGCTACAACACGATCGGCTTCTTCGCTCCGCAGAACACCTACTCCTCCACGGGCGACCAGGGCCAGCAGGTCCAGGAGTTCAAGAGCATGGTGAAGGCGCTCCACGCGGCCGGCATCGAGGTCATCCTCGACGTGGTCTACAACCACACGGCGGAGGGCAACCACCTCGGCCCCACGCTGTCGTTCCGCGGCATCGACAACGAGGCCTACTACCGCCTCGTCGACGACGACAAGCGCTACTACATGGACTACACCGGCACCGGGAACACCCTGAACGTGCGCCACCCGCATTCGCTGCAGCTCATCATGGACTCGCTGCGGTACTGGGTGACGGAGATGCGCGTCGACGGCTTCCGCTTCGACCTCGCCTCGGCGCTGGCACGCGAGTTCTACGACGTCGACCGGCTCTCCACCTTCTTCGAGCTCGTCCAGCAGGACCCGGTGGTCTCGCAGGTGAAGCTGATCGCCGAGCCGTGGGACGTCGGGCCCGGCGGCTACCAGGTGGGCAACTTCCCGCCCCAGTGGACCGAGTGGAACGGCAAGTACCGCGATACGGTCCGCGACTTCTGGCGCGGCGAGCCGTCGACGCTGGGGGAGTTCGCCTCACGCCTCACCGGCTCGGCCGACCTCTACGCGCACTCGGGCCGCTACCCGGTCGCCTCGATCAACTTCGTCACGGCGCACGACGGCTTCACCCTCCGGGACCTCGTCTCGTACAACGAGAAGCACAACGACGCCAACGGCGAGGACGGCAACGACGGCGAGTCGCACAACCGCTCCTGGAACCACGGCGTGGAGGGGCCCACGGACGACCCGCGGGTGCTCGCGCTCCGGGCGCGCCAGCAGCGGAACTTCCTCGCGACGATGCTGATCTCCCAGGGCGTCCCGATGATCCTCCACGGCGACGAGCTGGGCCGGACCCAGAACGGCAACAACAACACCTACGCCCAGGACAGCGAGCTGACCTGGATCGACTGGGCGCACGCCGACCGGCCGCTGCTCGAGTTCACCGCGGCGCTCATCCGCCTGCGCGCCGAGCACCCGACCTTCCGACGCATGCGCTTCTTCGACGGCCGCCCCGTCCTGCGCGGCGACGGCGAGCCCCTGCCCGACATCGTCTGGTTCACCGCTGCCGGCACCGAGATGTCCCCGTCCGACTGGGACTCCGGTCTCGGCCGATCGGTGGGCATCTACCTCAACGGCAACGGGATCCGCGAGCGCGACCAGCGCGGACGCCCCGTCACCGACGACAGCTTTCTCCTGTACTTCAACGCCGACGACGTCGACGTCGAGTTCGCGATCCCGAGCGACGAGTACGCGCTCGAGTGGAGCGTCCTCGTCGACACCGCCGGCGCCGAGGCGGACTCGATCCCGCGTCCGGCGGGGGCGATGCTCACCGTCCAGGCGAAGTCGCTCGTCATCCTCCAGGAACACAGCACCCCCGAGCCCGAGGTCGACCACTCGGTCGCCGCCTCGCTCGCGTCCCTGGCCGCCACCTCGGCCATTCCGATCGTCTCCTCGACCGGACCCACCAGCCCCCACGCCGAGTCGACCGACTCCGCGACCGCACCCTCGACAGGAGCCTGA
- the treY gene encoding malto-oligosyltrehalose synthase: MRLPASTYRLQIRSAFDLDDAARVADYVRALGADWLYFSPLLKAEPGSDHGYDVVDHTEVDPDRGGAAGLANASAAARAEGLGVLIDIVPNHMGVATPSENSWWWDLLRNGTSSRYATAFDIDWEAGGGKLRVPILGDGASEGDSDSELDALEVVGDELHYYENRLPIAPGTAEPGDSGRTVHERQSYELVNWRRADAELNYRRFFAVNTLAAITVERPEVFDASHAEIVRWFTEGLADGLRVDHPDGLADPGGYLDDLARAIGGAPVWVEKILEGDEELPPHWATVGTTGYDALADVDRILVDPDARPVLEGLDAELTGKGAPLQWADLIHDTKRGIADGILRSEVLRLARLIPGIEGADDALAELLATYPVYRSYLPYGAEHLEHARVDAVRRRPEIRATIDEVAAALGETGTPVSVRFQQTSGMVMAKGVEDTAFYRFSRLTSLNEVGADPDEFAIDLVEFHRRQAVRQASFPASLTTLSTHDTKRGEDTRARITALAEDPEAWAATLRELHDLVGFGDGPIEHLLWEAVVGTWPASRERLHAYAEKASREADDSTHWTAPDEQFEKRMHAAIDAAFDEPAVRRLVEQTVERVSAAGWSNGLAAKLVQITAPGIPDVYQGSELWETSLVDPDNRREVDFGQRRALLERIDGGWKPAIDAEGAAKLLVTSRALRLRRDRPELFTRYAAVPAIGPAAEHAIAFDRGGALTVATRLPEGLAASGGWNGTVVVLPGHPMEDVLTGRTFAGGVTPVAEILADYPVALLAPVS, from the coding sequence GTGCGTCTGCCCGCCTCCACCTACCGCCTCCAGATCCGGTCGGCGTTCGACCTCGACGACGCCGCCCGCGTCGCCGACTACGTGCGCGCGCTCGGAGCGGACTGGCTGTACTTCTCGCCGCTGCTGAAGGCCGAGCCCGGCTCGGACCACGGCTACGACGTGGTGGACCACACCGAGGTCGATCCCGATCGCGGTGGCGCGGCCGGCCTGGCGAACGCCTCGGCCGCGGCGCGGGCGGAGGGCCTCGGCGTCCTCATCGACATCGTCCCCAACCACATGGGCGTCGCGACCCCGAGCGAGAACTCGTGGTGGTGGGACCTGCTGAGGAACGGGACGTCCTCCCGCTACGCCACCGCCTTCGACATCGACTGGGAGGCGGGGGGCGGGAAGCTGCGCGTGCCGATCCTCGGCGACGGTGCGAGCGAGGGAGACAGCGACAGCGAGCTCGACGCGCTCGAGGTCGTCGGCGACGAGCTGCACTACTACGAGAACCGCCTGCCGATCGCGCCCGGCACCGCCGAGCCCGGCGACTCCGGCCGCACGGTGCACGAGCGCCAGAGCTACGAGCTCGTGAACTGGCGCCGCGCCGACGCCGAGCTGAACTACCGCCGCTTCTTCGCGGTGAACACCCTCGCCGCCATCACGGTCGAGCGGCCCGAGGTGTTCGACGCCTCGCACGCCGAGATCGTCCGCTGGTTCACCGAGGGGCTCGCTGACGGCCTGCGCGTCGACCACCCGGACGGCCTGGCCGACCCGGGCGGATACCTCGACGACCTGGCCCGCGCGATCGGCGGCGCCCCGGTCTGGGTCGAGAAGATCCTCGAGGGCGACGAGGAGCTGCCGCCGCACTGGGCGACCGTCGGCACCACGGGCTACGACGCCCTGGCAGACGTCGACCGCATCCTGGTCGACCCCGACGCCCGCCCCGTGCTGGAGGGCCTCGACGCCGAGCTCACGGGGAAGGGCGCCCCGCTGCAGTGGGCCGACCTCATCCACGACACCAAGCGCGGCATCGCCGACGGGATCCTCCGCTCCGAGGTCCTGCGGCTGGCCCGCCTGATCCCCGGCATCGAGGGAGCGGACGACGCGCTGGCGGAGCTCCTGGCGACCTACCCGGTCTACCGCAGCTACCTCCCCTACGGAGCGGAGCACCTCGAGCACGCCCGCGTCGACGCCGTGCGCCGCCGTCCCGAGATCCGCGCGACCATCGACGAGGTCGCCGCGGCGCTCGGCGAGACCGGCACTCCGGTGTCCGTGCGCTTCCAGCAGACCTCCGGCATGGTGATGGCGAAGGGCGTCGAGGACACGGCGTTCTACCGCTTCAGCCGCCTCACCTCGCTGAACGAGGTCGGAGCGGACCCGGACGAGTTCGCGATCGACCTGGTCGAGTTCCACCGCCGCCAGGCCGTGCGCCAGGCCTCGTTCCCCGCCTCGCTCACCACGCTCTCGACCCACGACACGAAGCGCGGCGAGGACACCCGTGCCCGCATCACCGCACTGGCCGAGGACCCGGAGGCGTGGGCGGCGACGCTCCGCGAGCTCCACGACCTCGTCGGCTTCGGCGACGGCCCGATCGAGCACCTGCTCTGGGAGGCCGTCGTGGGGACCTGGCCCGCGAGCCGCGAGCGCCTGCACGCCTACGCCGAGAAGGCGTCGCGCGAGGCCGACGACTCGACGCACTGGACCGCTCCTGACGAGCAGTTCGAGAAGCGGATGCACGCGGCGATCGACGCGGCGTTCGACGAGCCCGCCGTCCGCCGGCTGGTCGAGCAGACCGTCGAGCGGGTGTCGGCCGCCGGCTGGTCGAACGGCCTCGCCGCGAAGCTCGTGCAGATCACCGCCCCGGGCATCCCGGACGTCTACCAGGGCAGCGAGCTCTGGGAGACCTCCCTCGTCGACCCGGACAACCGCCGCGAGGTCGACTTCGGGCAGCGTCGAGCGCTGCTGGAGCGGATCGACGGCGGCTGGAAGCCCGCGATCGACGCCGAGGGAGCCGCGAAGCTCCTCGTCACCTCACGCGCCCTCCGGCTCCGCCGCGACCGCCCCGAGCTGTTCACCCGCTACGCCGCCGTCCCCGCGATCGGGCCCGCCGCCGAGCACGCGATCGCTTTCGACCGCGGCGGCGCGCTGACCGTCGCGACCAGGCTCCCCGAGGGCCTCGCCGCTTCGGGCGGGTGGAACGGCACGGTCGTGGTCCTGCCCGGGCACCCGATGGAGGACGTCCTCACCGGCCGCACCTTCGCGGGAGGAGTGACTCCGGTCGCCGAGATCCTCGCCGACTACCCCGTGGCACTGCTCGCCCCGGTCTCCTGA
- the treZ gene encoding malto-oligosyltrehalose trehalohydrolase produces MISTTPYRYALPTTGPERFDVWAPEASTVELLLGDDSSLTMTRHGDDGWWRAPASAPATGEVDYGYRVDGSGPLPDPRSRRQPKGVHELSRTFDPSAHEWGDSAWTGRELAGAVIYELHLGTFTPEGTLDAAAERFEHLRSIGVDFIELLPVNAVNGTHNWGYDGVLWYAVHEPYGGPEAYQRFVDAAHRAGLGVVQDVVYNHLGPSGNYLPEFGPYLKNEKANTWGSSINLDGEGSDTVRGYIIDNALMWLRDYRVDALRLDAVHALSDERAVHVLEEMASEVAVLSAHVGRPLTLIAESDLNDPTLITPREAHGYGLDAQWSDDFHHAVHVALTGETTGYYEDFAPLGALAKVLTRGFFHDGTLSTFRGRHHGRPVDTEHMPTWRLVVCSQNHDQIGNRAVGDRLTASLDEGRLAIAAALTLLGPFTPMLFMGEEWAASTPWQFFTSHPEKDLGEATAKGRIEEFAKMGWDPEVVPDPQDPETFLRSRLDWSEVGEGRHARTLEVYRELAAIRRRYPELTDPRFGSLRVEFDEEARWLTLGRGRVTVAINVGESAARIALPEVAETLLGVGEYAVQPGDTEVDLGGSSLLVTLSA; encoded by the coding sequence GTGATCAGCACGACTCCCTACCGCTACGCACTCCCGACGACCGGGCCCGAGCGGTTCGACGTCTGGGCCCCCGAGGCCTCGACGGTCGAGCTCCTTCTCGGCGACGACTCGTCGCTGACGATGACCCGCCACGGAGACGACGGATGGTGGCGGGCGCCCGCGTCGGCCCCGGCCACCGGCGAGGTCGACTACGGGTACCGGGTGGACGGCAGTGGTCCGCTGCCGGACCCCCGCTCGCGCCGCCAGCCGAAGGGCGTGCACGAGCTCTCGCGCACGTTCGACCCCTCGGCGCACGAGTGGGGCGACTCCGCCTGGACCGGGCGCGAGCTCGCCGGCGCCGTCATCTACGAGCTGCACCTCGGCACGTTCACACCCGAGGGCACCCTGGACGCGGCGGCGGAGCGCTTCGAGCACCTGCGCTCGATCGGCGTGGACTTCATCGAGCTGCTGCCGGTCAACGCGGTGAACGGAACGCACAACTGGGGCTACGACGGCGTCCTCTGGTACGCCGTGCACGAGCCGTACGGCGGACCCGAGGCGTACCAGCGCTTCGTGGACGCCGCCCACCGCGCCGGCCTCGGCGTGGTCCAGGACGTCGTCTACAACCACCTCGGCCCGAGCGGCAACTACCTGCCGGAGTTCGGCCCCTACCTCAAGAACGAGAAGGCCAACACCTGGGGCAGCTCGATCAACCTGGACGGCGAGGGTTCGGACACCGTCCGCGGGTACATCATCGACAACGCTCTGATGTGGCTGCGCGACTACCGCGTCGACGCCCTGCGCCTGGACGCGGTGCACGCCCTCTCGGACGAGCGGGCCGTGCACGTGCTCGAGGAGATGGCGAGCGAGGTGGCCGTGCTGTCGGCCCACGTCGGGCGCCCTCTGACGCTGATCGCCGAGTCCGACCTCAACGACCCGACGCTGATCACTCCGCGGGAGGCGCACGGCTACGGGCTCGACGCGCAGTGGAGCGACGACTTCCACCACGCGGTCCACGTCGCGCTGACCGGGGAGACCACGGGCTACTACGAGGACTTCGCGCCGCTCGGCGCCCTCGCGAAGGTGCTGACCCGGGGCTTCTTCCACGACGGCACCCTCTCGACGTTCCGCGGCCGTCACCACGGCCGTCCGGTGGACACCGAGCACATGCCGACCTGGCGCCTGGTGGTCTGCAGCCAGAACCACGACCAGATCGGCAACCGGGCGGTCGGCGACCGTCTGACGGCGTCCCTCGACGAGGGCCGTCTCGCGATCGCCGCTGCTCTGACGCTGCTGGGCCCTTTCACTCCCATGCTGTTCATGGGCGAGGAGTGGGCGGCGTCGACCCCGTGGCAGTTCTTCACCTCGCACCCGGAGAAGGATCTGGGCGAGGCGACGGCGAAGGGCCGCATCGAGGAGTTCGCGAAGATGGGCTGGGACCCGGAGGTCGTGCCCGACCCGCAGGACCCGGAGACGTTCCTGCGCTCGCGGCTCGACTGGTCCGAGGTCGGGGAGGGGCGTCACGCCCGCACCCTCGAGGTGTACCGCGAGCTGGCGGCGATCCGCCGCCGCTACCCCGAGCTGACGGACCCGCGCTTCGGGTCGCTCCGCGTGGAGTTCGACGAGGAGGCCCGCTGGCTGACTCTCGGCCGCGGTCGGGTGACCGTGGCGATCAACGTCGGCGAGTCCGCCGCCCGCATCGCCCTGCCGGAGGTGGCGGAGACGCTGCTCGGCGTCGGGGAGTACGCGGTGCAGCCCGGGGACACCGAGGTGGACCTCGGCGGTTCCTCGCTGCTGGTGACGCTGAGCGCCTGA